One window of Robiginitalea biformata HTCC2501 genomic DNA carries:
- a CDS encoding patatin-like phospholipase family protein — translation MEYPGGDESGIVFSGGGVRGMAHIGVIRALREYDLDPQWVSGSSVGALVGALYAADASVDAMLSFFKETPLFRYNFFSISKPGFIDTDRYYKLFESYWPDNSFEKLSRRLYVAATNLNLGQEAYFQSGELIRPLLASAALPPIFSPVAMGEALYADGGIMNNFPLEPIAPHCRYVIGSNVSVIGKVGSREIRSSIQLTNRTTALMIYAINRNKIHSCDLVFEPPELEKIGVLDKKGIERAYQIGYDHGRIVLDRARGNGQP, via the coding sequence ATGGAATATCCGGGAGGAGACGAATCCGGGATTGTATTTTCAGGAGGCGGGGTCCGCGGGATGGCGCATATCGGGGTAATCCGCGCCTTGCGGGAGTATGACCTGGACCCCCAATGGGTATCCGGCAGCAGCGTGGGCGCGCTGGTGGGAGCCCTGTATGCCGCCGACGCCTCGGTGGATGCCATGCTGTCATTTTTCAAGGAAACCCCGTTGTTCCGCTATAATTTTTTCAGTATCAGCAAACCGGGCTTCATTGATACCGATCGGTACTATAAATTATTCGAATCCTACTGGCCGGATAATTCCTTCGAGAAACTCAGCCGGCGGCTCTATGTGGCCGCCACCAACCTGAACCTCGGGCAGGAAGCCTATTTTCAGTCAGGGGAACTGATCCGCCCGTTATTGGCTTCGGCCGCCCTGCCGCCCATATTCAGCCCGGTCGCCATGGGGGAAGCCCTCTACGCGGACGGGGGCATCATGAATAACTTCCCCCTGGAACCCATCGCCCCGCACTGCCGGTATGTGATCGGCAGCAACGTATCGGTTATCGGGAAGGTCGGTTCCCGGGAAATCCGGTCTTCCATCCAGCTCACCAACCGCACCACGGCCCTGATGATCTACGCCATCAACCGGAACAAGATCCACAGTTGCGACCTGGTGTTTGAACCGCCCGAACTCGAAAAAATCGGCGTACTCGATAAAAAGGGGATCGAACGGGCCTACCAGATTGGTTACGACCACGGGCGGATAGTTCTGGATCGGGCCCGGGGCAACGGGCAGCCCTGA